A genomic segment from Triticum dicoccoides isolate Atlit2015 ecotype Zavitan chromosome 1A, WEW_v2.0, whole genome shotgun sequence encodes:
- the LOC119365749 gene encoding uncharacterized protein LOC119365749 isoform X1, with amino-acid sequence MQWVGLSSPPAAPTAAPTAVWMRRRPRTTRWPQRSSSAARRAVVAAASSSPPSSDANSSSNSPGSDEEAEEAAGKAEGDKTAAAFLLRSQKYAMLKQQLAVAAQLEFTEGVPTNANLCCSATVSCNLWQDYKEAARLRDSLRLFEEEEPVLRLRRSLKKAVEEERFADAAKYRDELMILAPHSLLKCSSDATTLGIRVQVRSVYIESRSQPLKGKFFFAYRIRITNNSQRAVQLLRRRWIVTDANGRTENVWGVGVVGEQPVIFPKTGFEYSSACPLNTPNGRMEGDFEMKHIDKVGSSTFNIAIAPFSLSILGDDNDAPL; translated from the exons ATGCAGTGGGTGGGCCTGAGCTCGCCGccggcggcgccgacggcggcgccgacgGCTGTCTGGATGCGGCGGCGTCCAAGAACAACGAGATGGCCGCAGAGGAGCTCGTCCGCCGCACGGAGGGCGGTCGTGGCGGCCGCGTCCTCGTCCCCACCGTCATCCGATGCCAACTCGAGCTCCAACTCGCCGGGCAGtgacgaggaggcggaggaggccgcggGGAAGGCGGAGGGTGACAAGACGGCGGCGGCCTTCTTGTTGAGGAGCCAGAAGTACGCTATGCTCAAGCAGCAGCTCGCCGTAGCCGCCCAACTCGAG tttacagagggagtaccaacCAATGCAAATCTGTGCTGCTCGGCGACTGTAAGTTGCAATTTGTGGCAGGATTACAAGGAGGCGGCGAGGCTGAGGGACTCGTTGAGGTTGTTCGAGGAAGAAGAGCCCGtcctccgcctccgccgctcgcTGAAGAAGGCGGTCGAGGAGGAGAGGTTTGCG GATGCTGCCAAGTACAGAGATGAACTGATGATTTTGGCTCCGCACTCCCTCCTCAAATGTTCTAGTGATGCTACAACTCTG GGGATAAGGGTTCAAGTCAGGAGTGTCTATATTGAAAGCCGGAGCCAACCCTTAAAGGGGAAGTTCTTTTTTGCCTACAGAATCAGAATTACAAATAATTCTCAGCGTGCTGTACAGCTTCTCAGACGACGCTGGATTGTCACTGATGCGAATGGAAGGACAGAGAATGTTTG GGGTGTTGGTGTAGTGGGAGAGCAACCTGTGATATTCCCAAAGACGGGTTTTGAGTACTCATCCGCATGCCCACTAAACACTCCAAATGGGAGAATG GAAGGTGATTTTGAGATGAAGCACATTGACAAGGTTGGATCCTCGACATTCAATATCGCTATCGCACCATTCTCTCTGTCAATCCTCGGGGACGACAACGACGCTCCCCTCTGA
- the LOC119365749 gene encoding uncharacterized protein LOC119365749 isoform X2, with amino-acid sequence MQWVGLSSPPAAPTAAPTAVWMRRRPRTTRWPQRSSSAARRAVVAAASSSPPSSDANSSSNSPGSDEEAEEAAGKAEGDKTAAAFLLRSQKYAMLKQQLAVAAQLEDYKEAARLRDSLRLFEEEEPVLRLRRSLKKAVEEERFADAAKYRDELMILAPHSLLKCSSDATTLGIRVQVRSVYIESRSQPLKGKFFFAYRIRITNNSQRAVQLLRRRWIVTDANGRTENVWGVGVVGEQPVIFPKTGFEYSSACPLNTPNGRMEGDFEMKHIDKVGSSTFNIAIAPFSLSILGDDNDAPL; translated from the exons ATGCAGTGGGTGGGCCTGAGCTCGCCGccggcggcgccgacggcggcgccgacgGCTGTCTGGATGCGGCGGCGTCCAAGAACAACGAGATGGCCGCAGAGGAGCTCGTCCGCCGCACGGAGGGCGGTCGTGGCGGCCGCGTCCTCGTCCCCACCGTCATCCGATGCCAACTCGAGCTCCAACTCGCCGGGCAGtgacgaggaggcggaggaggccgcggGGAAGGCGGAGGGTGACAAGACGGCGGCGGCCTTCTTGTTGAGGAGCCAGAAGTACGCTATGCTCAAGCAGCAGCTCGCCGTAGCCGCCCAACTCGAG GATTACAAGGAGGCGGCGAGGCTGAGGGACTCGTTGAGGTTGTTCGAGGAAGAAGAGCCCGtcctccgcctccgccgctcgcTGAAGAAGGCGGTCGAGGAGGAGAGGTTTGCG GATGCTGCCAAGTACAGAGATGAACTGATGATTTTGGCTCCGCACTCCCTCCTCAAATGTTCTAGTGATGCTACAACTCTG GGGATAAGGGTTCAAGTCAGGAGTGTCTATATTGAAAGCCGGAGCCAACCCTTAAAGGGGAAGTTCTTTTTTGCCTACAGAATCAGAATTACAAATAATTCTCAGCGTGCTGTACAGCTTCTCAGACGACGCTGGATTGTCACTGATGCGAATGGAAGGACAGAGAATGTTTG GGGTGTTGGTGTAGTGGGAGAGCAACCTGTGATATTCCCAAAGACGGGTTTTGAGTACTCATCCGCATGCCCACTAAACACTCCAAATGGGAGAATG GAAGGTGATTTTGAGATGAAGCACATTGACAAGGTTGGATCCTCGACATTCAATATCGCTATCGCACCATTCTCTCTGTCAATCCTCGGGGACGACAACGACGCTCCCCTCTGA